From the Deltaproteobacteria bacterium HGW-Deltaproteobacteria-18 genome, the window TGTGTCGGCAGGACATTGAGCTCCTCGATGGCCCAGTCAGGCAGATCCAGGGTAAAGCTGGTATTGGCGCGGCTGTAGGCCTTCTGCGTATTCGGCATGTCTCACTCCTTCTCGGTACTTGTCACTGTTGCTTTGATGCGGCCAACACGTGATGCATGGACACCGCCTGCGACGGCCTGCTAGCATGGGTTGGCGAGAGCAAAAGGCAAGGGTCAGATCTTGAATCTTGATTCTTCGCGCCGAATAATCCTGCTCACGGTCGAATAATGAAGACCGGTCTCGGCAGCCACTTGGGCCTGGGTATAGCCGAATTCGAGACACGCTTTGACGATGGACCTATCGCGCTCTTCCCTACCCGCCGTGTTCGCAAGGATGCTCTCCAGACTGGGGCGGTCGGCGAAGCGCTGGATGCGGGGGACTTCCCTGAGGGCGCTTTTTTCCTTGAGCATGGGAAACAGCTTTTCGAGAAACGCATCGTCACCGAGGAAACACTGCCCCTTCAACTCATCCCAAGGTGAGTCTTCCTCATCCATCCCCGCCTCGATGAAACGTCGATATTCCATGCGTGCGCTTTTCCGGTCGAGTCCAAAATGCTCCAGAATCCAGCCCACGGAAAGGAACTCCGGCTCCTTGTCGAATCCGGCGGTAGCCCGGTAGCTGGACCACGGGTGTTTCCCGACATCCTTGACCATCCCGGCCCTCACGGGATTGAGCACGACGTACCGGCACAGCTCCAAAAGATACGCCTCCCGGTCCACCACAATGGCCTTGAACCGCCCTTGCAGCACATGCCCTACCCGTCCATGCCGCCGGTTGAAGGCCTGCGTGTAGACGCTGTTGAGCTGGCGCATGGCTTTGGACAGATTGGCGTCCGGGGTTTCAAGAAGCAGATGGAAGTGATTGGTCATCAGACAGTAGGCATGGCAAAGCACATTGAACCGACGTAAAGTCTGACGGAGGACGGCCAGGAACGTATTCCTGTCGACGTCATCAGCAAAAATGGCGGCCTGGGCGTTGCCACGGGACGTCACGTGATAGACGGCTCCCGGGAATTCTATGCGGAGGGGTCTGGCCATGGGGGCGATATAACCGGAAAAAAATCAAGATTCAAGATCTGCCCCCCCCGTGCGTGACCCCCTCCGTGCGTCTACATGGGTGCCCCTTTTTCATGCGTTGAAAAAACTGCACAACTTCCGTGTTGCACGATACCGGGCAAAGGAGTAGCTGAACGACCGTTTCAATGATGTTGAGAAACGGGAAGTGTCCGGGACGACGGAGCGCTTCCTGTTTTTTTTCGTTCGTCCGAGTCCGGGAGGCTCATCCCTTTACGCTGGGACGGCTTGCTGCACGAGGACCGAAGTATGGCGTCATGCGCTGCGCAAGGTGCTGCAGCTCTTGCTGAAAATCAAAATCGCAGACCGTTGAAATACGGTCTGATAGCATCCGAAAAAGAGTGTCAGATGCCTGGAATTGAGTTTCTTCTTGTGTTCGGCATATGGCTTGTCGGCGGTTTCGTCTCCGGCGTCAGCGGAATAGGCGGTGCCATGATAGCCGTTCCGATAGCCGCCACGTTCATCCCGATGCATGAACTCATACCGCTGACCTGCATCACCAACGTCGCCATGGACGGGTGTCTCGCGTGCCTGCATTTCCGCCATTGTCGCATGTCGGCCATGTTGCCCATGCTGCTTGGCTCGATCCCCGGAGCGTTCGCCGGCCTGTTCGCCCTCCAGATGCTGTCCGGGGCCATTCTGCAAGGCGCAGTCGGAGCATTGCTGCTGTGTTACGTGTATTGGCAGCTCACGTTCCGCATCAAAGCCGCCCGCGCCGAATCGTGGGGATATGGGGGCGCCGCCGGGTTCGGGTCGGGCCTGCTGGGGACGGCCATATCGTTCGATGGGCCGCCTGTGGGCGCCTACGGACTGTATGTCGGTTGGCAGCCACGGGTCTTCCTGGGAACGCTCGGCGTGTTCTTCATCCTCCGCGGATCCATGACATGTGCCCTTCAAGCCGGAGCCGGGCTCTACACCCAGGCTGTGCTCGGCTACGCGTTATACGGCGTGCCGGCCACAATGCTGGGCACGCTGTGCGCGTTTCCCGTCATCAGACACATCCCCGTCGCGCATTTCAGGCGCCTCCTTCTCCTCGTTATCGCACTCGCCGGACTCGTGTGTCTGTGGAGGTCCGTGTCTTGAGAACCAAAACGAAGCTGCTTCCACGGCGCGCAAATCTGGGGGCACACACTAGGGGCTGTTCTGATCTTGAACTTGGTTTTTTCATCTGCATCTCTTTCCTCCGAAACGAAGATTAACCCCAACAAAAGCCACAAGCCCCCATGTTGGCAAAATACCGGGGCGTCACCCATCAAAAGGACCGAGGTCAAGAGAAAGTGCTCCTACGAGCCAGAAAATCAGGTTTTCTCGCCTCGGGTATTCTATGCGAAGAGGTCTGGCCATGGAAATTGGATATGACAAATAAATTCACGAGGTAATATCTGCCCCTTTTCAGCGCTTTTCAGCGACTTTCCGTGGTGAATACTCGCAAAACCAATCAGATCAGATCGAAAGCTGTTTTTTAGGATTCTCAGACGGATTCAATGACAAACTTCTCAACTGCCCAATTATGCATCGTCTCGAGAATGGGAAACACGCTGTGTCCCAACTCGGTCAGTTCATATTCCACCCGAGGAGGCACCTCCGGAAAGACGGTACGCGCCAACAACCCATCATTTTCCATCTCCTTCAATTGCTGGGTCAGCATCTTCTGGCTTACCCCGGGAACAATGCGCTCAAGTTCCTTGTACCGGACAGGGCCTTCATGCAAATGCCATAAAATCAAGCACTTCCACTTTCCGCTGACCATTCCCATGGTCACTTCGACGGGACAGCGGTATTCTTTGTCATTGTATCTGATCATAACGCCCCTCAAAAAAAATATGCCCGCGACTTCCGCGAGATGATTCTATTCTTACCAATTGGTTCGCCGCGAAGAAAAAAGTGCCTTCTTGCGTCATTATTTCAAGTTATTACTTTGTTCTCATCGTTAAACAAAAAGGAGAACAAACATGACTTATCCGAGAAATTTTTCCCACATAGGCATCACCGTGACAAACCTTGAAGAGGCCGTCAAATTCTACACTGAAGTCATGGGCTGGTACCTGATCATGGAGCCCACTGAAATCAAGGCAGACGACTCCGCCATCGGCGTGATGTGCAACGACGTCTTTGGCGAAGGCTGGGGAAGCTTCAAAATCGCCCACCTCTCAACCGGCGACAGGATCGGCATCGAACTGTTCGAATTCCCCAATTCCACACGCCGTGAGGACAACTTCGAATATTGGAAGACCGGCGTGTTCCACTACTCAGTACAGGATCCCGACGTCGAAGGTCTGGCCGCCAAGATCGTCGCCCACGGAGGCAAGCAGCGTATGCCCGTCCGTGAATACTATCCTGGCGAAAAGCCCTACCGGATGGTCTACTGCGAGGATCCATTTGGCAACATCGTGGAAATTTACAGCCACAGCTATGAACTGACATACTCCGCTGGAGCATATCAGGATTAGCTTCACTACGGACACTTTTTACGTGTCTTGATGAGCGCCAGCATCTTCGTAAGCAACCACTCCACGTCCAGGGCACGGGTGTTGATGGTCACCCTGCCCGGGACGGGCTTCAAGGCCGCCATGACTCGGCTTTATCTCTGGTTGTCGAAGATGTGGTGATCCGGGCCGATTCTTCTCCCAGAGCATGGCGAGGAGGCTTCGCCAAAAGTTCAGCTAGACCTGATAATTCAAGATTCACGATCTGACCCTGCTCTTTTTGATACGCCAGCATCAAATCAAAACTCCCTGCGACCCCACATGTCGACAATACGTTGCGCATCTTGCTCCGAACCGACGGCAAGATGCAGGGTCTTGGGCAAAAACGACTCATCGATCGGGATATTTTTCAGTTCAAAGATATCCCCGATGCGCAAGGACATGGCGTCTCCGACATGGCGCGATGTCACCTTGTGCAAACGAACCGCAATGTCCTCCCGCAGGGTTATGAAGACCAGGCTGCGGTTTGCGGCATCATTGCCAATGGCGACGCTCGCCTGATCCTTTCCAACCACTACCGATTCGTTGCCGACAGTGAATTCGAGTGTCTCGGCATGGCGATGACAGGCGCAAAGAAAACATAATACCAGCACAGTTCGTAACAAAAGACGTTTCATGGCGTGACCGTCACCTGAACAGTTTGACCCAGTGAATGGCTTCGGAAGCGAATCCGCTGAACACAAAAACAGATTCCGGCAGTGAATGTATGGCTGCCAGGACCTGTTACGAGATCCGTCGTTTTCGAAGGTCCCTTCCAGTATTGAATTTCAGCATCGAATGTAGACGGAGCACTTGGTATTGTATCGAAATCGACGCGATACGTCAGCGGCCCACCCATCAACTGTGTCAACTCAACCCACGGCCCCCAGACCCTTGCAGGCGGCGCCCATCCTTCGAAACTGCGCATAACGTTGTCCTCCATTCCATTTCACATGGAAAAGTTGATTGAAGGACTTGTTTTACAAAATGGCGTTCGAAAATGTATTCAGATAGAAATGTATTCTATTTTGGCAGATACTAAGATAATTGCATAGGGAAGATCAGGGACGAATACAGAAAAACTGAGGTCTAGGGTCACATCTTGAATCCTCTCGCCGAGCAATCCTGCTCACGGCCGAATAATGCAAGCTGGTCGCAAGGGCCACTTGGGCCTAGCTATAGCCGAATTCGAGACACGCTTTGCCGATGACGCTGTCCCGCTTTGTTGAGCTGGCGCATGGCTTTGGACAGATTGGCTTCGGAGTTTCGAGGAGCAGGTGGAAGTGATTGATCATCAGGCAGTAGGCACTGACAAAATCAAGATTCAAGATCTGACCCTCCTCCCCCTCGAAGATTCAAGATCTGACCCTCCTCCCCCTCGTTTTTTGAGGACTACCCCGTTTTTCACACAAATCGGATGGAATCGGATGGAAAAACGGATTGACAAAATGGATGAAATCGGATGTGTCTTCGGACATGATCACGACGAAAAGCCTTTTCATCACACCTGAAATGCTCACCCTGACAGCCCAAATCGACGAGTTCAAAGGCGCGTGGCAGGCTCTGGGATCGATCGCGCCGGAACGGCTGTCCGCCCTGCGACGGGTAGCGACCATCGAAAGCGTGGGCTCTTCCACACGAATCGAGGGCAGCGCCCTGTCCGACAGCGACGTGGAGAAGCTCCTGGCAAATCTCGCCATAGGCTCCTTTGCCACACGGGACGAGCAGGAAGTTGCCGGGTACGCGGAAACAATGGAACGGATTTTCAAATCCTTCGATCATATCAGCCTGACGGAAAACCATATCCGCCAGCTGCACCGGGACTTACTGCTTCACAGCGACAAGGACGAAAGGCATCGCGGCAACTACAAGACGTCACCCAATAACGTGGCGGCCTTTGACGCAGAGGGAACGCTGATCGGCATCGTCTTTGAGACGGCCACGCCCTTCGACACCCCGAGGCGCATGCGCGAACTGCTGGACTGGACGCAGGCAACTCTGGGAACCCGGAGCCTGCACCCTCTTCTGGTCATCGGCATATTCACAGTGGCTTTCCTGGCCATCCATCCTTTCCAGGACGGCAACGGCAGGCTTTCGCGCATCCTCACAACGCTTTTGTTGCTGCGCTGCGGCTATGCCTATACGCCCTTCAGTTCCCTGGAAAGCGTGATCGAACAGAACAAGGAAGGCTACTACCTGGCCCTGCGCCAAACCCAGGCTACCCTGAACTCGAATGCGCAGGACTGGCAGCCATGGCTGACCTTCTTCCTGCGCGCCCTGCACACGCAGATGCAACGCCTGGCCGCCAAGATGGAAAGGGAACGCCTGCTGCAACACACCCTGCCGGACCTGTCCCGCCGCATCGTGGAACACGCCCGCGAACACGGTCGCGTTACCATCAAGGAAATGACTCTCCTGACCGGAACCAGCAGAAATACGCTGAAAGAGCATTTCCAGAGGTTGCTAAAGAATGGGATGCTGGAAAGGAATGGTCAGGGGCGGGGTGTTTGGTACAGGGTCAAGTAGTGTGAACTGGCTCATGAGGCCAGATTCGTCAAAGGAAGGCTTGACCCCATGCCTGTTTATGGGACGCGGTAATGCCGAGCTTCACCACCGTGCGGGAAGACTACGGGCGTGAGGTGCTGGCGCGTTTCCAAGAAACCGCAGGCCGATAGGACCGCAATCAATGTCCATGACGTCGTAGTGATATTTAAAGGAGAAACTACGCTTTTGCATGAGCCTGGAGGTGAGGGAATACCGGCAGAGTGCACGCAAAATCTCACGCCGGCGCGACAACCCTCGTCACCCGTTCAACCTCTTTGAGAAACTCTCTCCTTTCCAGGGGTTTCGCCAGATAGCCGTTCATCCCTGCCGCCAGGAATTTCTCCTTGTCGCCGTCCATGGCGTATGCGGTCAGGGCGATGATGGGCACGTGTCTGGCCTGCTCTCCGGCCTCTCCCCGCCTGATTGCCCTGGTCGCTTCCACGCCGTCGAGAACAGGCATCTGGACATCCATGAGTACGAGATCGAAGGACGCGTCCCTGAGCCGGGCAAGCGCCTGCTCGCCGTCGTAAACCGCCTCGATGGAATGCCCCTGTTTTTCCATGAGCTTGACGGTCGATATGTTCGAAACGAAGTCGTCCTCGGCCAGAAGGATTCTCAGCTTCCCGGTCGGAACTGCGCCCTGCCGATGCGTGCGCGGTCTTTCGTCCGCACGGGGCAGTTCGAACGGCACGCTGAAACAAAAGTTCGCGCCTTCGCCTTTTTCGCTCTCCACGGCCATGTTGCCGCCCAGGAGATCCAGGATGCGCTTGCAGATGGCCAGCCCCAGACCCGCGCCCTGGAAGTTGCGGGTGAAGGAGTTCTCCACCTGGTAGAACGGCAGGAAAAGCTTGTCGATGGAGTCCGCCTCAAGACCCAGCCCGGTATCTTTCACACAGAAAAGAATCCGGCATTGCTCATTCTTCCTCGGAGGAATGGGAAGAGCCCCGATTTCAATGAAGCCGCTTTCCGTGAACTTGACCGCGTTGCCCGCGAGGTTGCTCAGCACCTGCTGCAAACGCGTCGCGTCTCCGAGGAGCGTCGCCGGCAGATCCGGGCTGATGTCCAGCCGCAATTCCAGTCCTTTTTTCCTGGCCGCCGGTTCAAACATCTGGGTTATGCTCTCCAGGGTGTCCCGGATGTCGAAGGGCTCCGCCAAGACACTCATCCTTCCCGCTTCGACCTTGGAGAGATCGAGAATGTCCGAGAGCAGGCGCGAAAGCCGCCGGCCGGACCGCAGGGCGTGGGTGATGTACTCCCGCTGCTCACTGTCGAGTTCCGTCGTCTCGGTCAGTTGCAGCATGCTGAGCAGGCCGTTGAGAGGGGTGCGTATCTCGTGACTCATGTTGGCCAGAAACTGCGACTTGGCCTCGCTGGCAACCTCCGCCTGCTCCTTGGCGAGAACCAGGCGCTCCTCGTAGTTCTTGAGTTCCGTCACGTCCGCCACCTGCGACAGAATGGAGATTATCCGGCCCTGATCGTCCATGAGGGTCGAGTTGTACCATTGGCAATGGATCACGGACCCATTTTTTCTAAAATTGCGGTTCTTGAAGGTATTGAACGAGACGTCGCCTTTGAACAGTGGGACCAGTGCTTCCGCCACGTGCTCGGCATCATCGGGATGAATGAACTTGAAGTCCGACCAGTTCTTGCCCACAACCTCATCGGCCCGCCATCCGAAGATCTCCTCGGCCTGCTTCGACCATGTCTTGATGTGGGTGCCGCCTTCCCACTCGATGACGCCCAGGGGGGAGTTGACCACATGAAAGGAAAGCCGCTTGTGCGCTTCGGCCAGGGCGGCCTCGGCCCTTTTCCTTTCGGATATGTCCACATGCGTGCCCACGATCCTGACGGCCCGGCCTTCGGCACCGAACACCGCCGTCGCCCTGGCCAGTATGTCGACCCAGTGGCCCTCGCGATGCATCATCCTGAATTCCGACTCGAACCGCTCGATCCGTCCGGCCACGAGGTCGTCAACAAGGACGCGCGTCTTTTTCATGTCATCGGGCTGGGTGAACCTCTCCCATACGGCGAAGTCGTTCGGCAGTTCGTCGGAGGAATACCCGAGCATGCTCTTCCAGCCCGGCGAATAGTACACTTCGTTCGTGACCGGATTCCAGTCGAATATGCCGTCCTGCGACGCGTTCATGGCCAGATTGAAACGCTCTTCGCTCTCCCTGAGTTGCTTCTCGCGCAGATTACGCGAGGTCACGTCACGGATGACGGCGGCCACGAGACCGATTTCGCCCGTATCGTCACGGATGGGGTAGTATTCCACCTCGACATCGCGCAGCCCCTTCTCGGGGTATGAGAGCCGCATTTCGAAATTCTGCTCCGCTCCCCGGAAACATTCCTCCAGGAAAGGCCGGACACCCTCGTAAGGGGCATCTCCCATAACCTCGCGGACAGCATGACCGATGACATCCCCGGGCGCTACCTGGTGATGATCGAGGAAAGCCCTGTTCACGAGGGTGTAGCGGTGATCCCTGTCCACCACCGCCATGAATTCGCGGGAGTGCTCGACAACGCTCCGGTATTGCAGAAGATTCGACTCGACCTCCTTTCTTTCCACGATTTCCTTCTGTAGACGGTCATTGGCATCCGTAAGGGTCCGCGTCCGTTCCTCGACAAGCTCCCGCAGGCGATGTTCACGGTTATACAACGTGCTGA encodes:
- a CDS encoding transcriptional regulator, producing MIRYNDKEYRCPVEVTMGMVSGKWKCLILWHLHEGPVRYKELERIVPGVSQKMLTQQLKEMENDGLLARTVFPEVPPRVEYELTELGHSVFPILETMHNWAVEKFVIESV
- a CDS encoding sulfite exporter TauE/SafE family protein, which codes for MPGIEFLLVFGIWLVGGFVSGVSGIGGAMIAVPIAATFIPMHELIPLTCITNVAMDGCLACLHFRHCRMSAMLPMLLGSIPGAFAGLFALQMLSGAILQGAVGALLLCYVYWQLTFRIKAARAESWGYGGAAGFGSGLLGTAISFDGPPVGAYGLYVGWQPRVFLGTLGVFFILRGSMTCALQAGAGLYTQAVLGYALYGVPATMLGTLCAFPVIRHIPVAHFRRLLLLVIALAGLVCLWRSVS
- a CDS encoding lactoylglutathione lyase family protein, with the protein product MTYPRNFSHIGITVTNLEEAVKFYTEVMGWYLIMEPTEIKADDSAIGVMCNDVFGEGWGSFKIAHLSTGDRIGIELFEFPNSTRREDNFEYWKTGVFHYSVQDPDVEGLAAKIVAHGGKQRMPVREYYPGEKPYRMVYCEDPFGNIVEIYSHSYELTYSAGAYQD
- a CDS encoding addiction module toxin RelE: MARPLRIEFPGAVYHVTSRGNAQAAIFADDVDRNTFLAVLRQTLRRFNVLCHAYCLMTNHFHLLLETPDANLSKAMRQLNSVYTQAFNRRHGRVGHVLQGRFKAIVVDREAYLLELCRYVVLNPVRAGMVKDVGKHPWSSYRATAGFDKEPEFLSVGWILEHFGLDRKSARMEYRRFIEAGMDEEDSPWDELKGQCFLGDDAFLEKLFPMLKEKSALREVPRIQRFADRPSLESILANTAGREERDRSIVKACLEFGYTQAQVAAETGLHYSTVSRIIRREESRFKI
- a CDS encoding Fic family protein; this translates as MITTKSLFITPEMLTLTAQIDEFKGAWQALGSIAPERLSALRRVATIESVGSSTRIEGSALSDSDVEKLLANLAIGSFATRDEQEVAGYAETMERIFKSFDHISLTENHIRQLHRDLLLHSDKDERHRGNYKTSPNNVAAFDAEGTLIGIVFETATPFDTPRRMRELLDWTQATLGTRSLHPLLVIGIFTVAFLAIHPFQDGNGRLSRILTTLLLLRCGYAYTPFSSLESVIEQNKEGYYLALRQTQATLNSNAQDWQPWLTFFLRALHTQMQRLAAKMERERLLQHTLPDLSRRIVEHAREHGRVTIKEMTLLTGTSRNTLKEHFQRLLKNGMLERNGQGRGVWYRVK